The nucleotide sequence agagtaattttgtaaaatgatcctatagagtaattttgttagcatttagttatggggttCAGCTTTacggtttagtttttagcttttagtttgggggtgtgtgtgtgggggggggggttaggttttttgctgaagtatagttttttttatcagaattactctacaagaccaaaattactctacatgaacattttacaaagttactctacaaaagatcaaaattactctacagtatcatttgtagagtaattttgataattaccctacaagcagataattacaaaaatgccaccgcgtGCTTTTGTCTTTTTCATGCAATTCGTACGTTTAGCACGttaactttatttgtacagtAACTTTCCCCAACTTACTTTAGGCAGTCTGACATTATGACAATATTTATATGAGATCCGGATATTtagtataatttttatttttggatctatcaactattaccctgATTGTTTTAAGCTACATTTACTTGTTTGTTCATTGCCATGATTAGAATCTATGCATCGTTATATGGTTGCATTTGGTCTACAATATCTCCTAGTATTTAGTAGGCTTTATAAATCAAAAGTTACATTGTTCTACTTGATCGAGACTAGTAGATTATAAACTTAATAAGTGTTGAACTCAGTGTTCCCCTCACCATCATGTTGGTATTCATTACACGATTCTTAGTGTTCGTTTCATGTACAGCCTTAACGTGAGCTTGAAAGTAAAGTTATTTAGTGATCACGTTTCTTGATTGGTTGCGGTTATTTTGGTTTTACGTTCATTGCAAGTTAAGAGGCTAGTTTTATGCCAAAATGCCAAAGTCAGTTGTTTTGTTAGACAATATGGATTTCTATATTATCAATATATATAGCGGCACGTTCAACACATAACCAATTTAAAGTAGAGCGCCATAAGATGTAGTGGGAGGGAGAGAGATGTAGTTATTATGCAGTTACAACTTACATAACCGTCTTGTGTATCATAGTTAAAGCAACAGGTACATGTTTTATGTGGTTCTCACAATATCAActtaaattagtttttttttcacCAAGATAATCACAActtttatattaataatatataaaacttGCCAATTAGTTTTGTATTGAACATCTTTCTCTCTATATCTACATGTATATACATcaagtttttgttaaaatatCCTGTTCACCCATCATCATCATTACAAATGAGCTAGTTGGAAATTTGGAATATTTTTGGGCCCCAATATGTTGTAATAGAATAACCTAATAATTTGCTttgattatgtgtttatatgcaATGACAAACTTTAGCATTTTTCACGGAATGGTTAATACTATATAATATGTATGTAGACAACTATGCTAACTTTGACCCATGGATTTTTTCAGGTTTTGTCACGACGTGAACCCTGGACCACGACATGGTCACCATTTTTTTTCGATACATACCCAAGGTGGTTAGTTATCTTGACCCGATCCTGCACAGACTGAAACAAAGGTTCGTTTGCAAAACTTGACTTGCACCGATGTTTAGTAGCGGCTAACGTTTGCATGCTACATTTTTCGAAAACTAAGATAACGGAATACATGTTTTTTTGCTAGTCATCATGTTATTTTATTGTATAATTGGATTCATAAAATTTGTTTTGACAATGTAGTTGGTTTTATGAGGGACATAGACATTTTATGCTTCCTGTCCTTATCCTTATCAGTTATCATTAtttgtttgaccaaagtcaaatgAAGATCATATGATGATGGCTGAATCTGGTGATTCAAATGTTTCTGATTGCTATATACTTTGTCATGTTACAAAATCAAAATCAGGTTTTGTGTCGGATTTATCGAAGGTCCGGATCCAATTCGATACCTAATATGTACCACAAAGATATTGTAACATAACTTTTAAAGGGTGGTGCAGTGGTAAGCATGTGATTCCCTCTAGGAGAGGTCTCAGGTTCGAATCTTGTTTTCGTTGGTTTTCCACCATAACCTCTTGAAGCCTACATGTGCAGTGCAAGCAGGGGCGTAGCCAAATTTTTTTTCCTACGGGTTCGGAAAATTTCCATGGTTCGATTTAAAGTATTCTACGGGTTCGATGGCGAAATTTCTACAAGTGTGATGTTAAAATACACCTATATATAACACTAAAAAACGTTTAGTACAGGTTGGCCGAACTCGTACCCTTCTATATAGCTACGCCCCTGAGTGCAAGCTGTTGTTCACATGATCTCATTGGTTAACAGGGTATTGACGACGTCTTGTGAGTTTACCTGTAACAGGTTCTCATCGTTAAAAAAGTTAACATGGCAAATTGATTCTAACCATGATTTGAAGTTGATTATATCATTTTGGAATAAATTTGTTAAACATGGATTAATATTAAAGTTAAATAAACTTGTTAAACATGGATTAATATCAAAGTTAGGAtgagagttggctacaaagtccatttttcctacaaagtatacaaagtcataaaacaccataatttcagccataaaacacactcaaaacccacaaataacaaagtgaagattactaaaacgcaatatttgtgggttttatgttgtgttttggatgataaggctttgactttcgaatgactaacattagcgtgttttatgttatcatgttgtgttttatattcatagttctacaatggtgtgtttgaagtttttatggactgttaaggtttggatattgtgttttagtgatcttcactctgttatttgtgggttttgattgtgttttatggctgaaattgtggtgttttataactttgtacactttgtaggaaaaatggactttgtagccgaacctcaGTTAATAGCAAATGTGGTTGTTAGGTACTTGTATTTGATCAATTCATTGATGTTGACTCTTTTAGAGTCCAAACTTGCAATTTAGGAATGACAATATTATCCTGAAATTGGAAGCATTACATAAATGTAATATAGCTACAAAAATGAGGTTCACGGGGGGCAACTTGGGAAATGAGATTATTTGTAATATAGTGAACTCCGGTATTTGAGCCATATGATAAATTTAAATTTACTTGCATAAATACAACAAAGAAATCATAACCCTTTTGATATAATTATGGAAATATGTTGGCCCTTTGTCCTTCTAATTTTGGACACCTTCCCATCATAACGGGACAAATGAATATTATGATTttctaatatatattttatactattTGTATTTCTTGATTAAAAAAAGGACATGGGTGTTTTTGGGAATTGATATTCATGCACTTTCTAGACTTATTGATGTAGAATCCAAAGTATATTGTACTTCTTTATGTTAATCTTATTTTTGTATTGTTTCGGGCTTGAAAAAAAGGTAAATTTGATTTTCTAACATTAAATGTATTATTATAAACTCAAGATTAAAGAGCCAAATTAGTGAACTAAGTATACAAATATTTTGATTAGTAATACGTTTAACAAACAAAAAACTATGGTTTCGAAAACTGAGTATCTTTACTTGAAGTGTAAGGCTAGTTATACTTAGTTTTATTGGTTAGCTAGGTGCTGATGGGTTTTGACAGTTTTACAAATCTACTCTTAACAAGAATGTTTTCCAATATCTTATGGTTGTTTTTAGCCAAATGTGTTACATCTTACATGATATAAAGCTTTTAACGAGCCTAAACTATAAAGCACTGTGTAGTTAGGTGGTAAGGTGTATTCTCTCTATCAATATAAATGAGGTGGAGACTTCAAATCCTACAAAATGTATGTATATGAGTATTTAGAAGTAGATTAGTTTGCCGTTACATAAAAAGCTTTGCAAAAAAAGAAGTGATATTTGAGGACCAATGcaagtaggggtgcaaacgagccgagcggctcgcgagctactcgagatcggctcgagaaaaagctcgaaacgagccgagccttatcgagcccgagccgagcttgagcctcaaaacaaagctcgtttgtttatcgagcccgagctcgagcctcacatgtgaagctcgttaggctcatcgagccttatcgagccttagtgtaaacgagccgagtcgagccgagcttatttaaacttgtttacaagccgacctcgaacctaaaaataagcttatttagtaaacgagcccgagcccaagCTTTACTTATCGAACTcgcaagcctaaaaagtctattatttatattatttttatttaatatactaattaatagataataaacgagccgagcccgagccgagctcgagcttgataaaatacaaactaaccgagctcgagctttgaaaacaaagctcgaatcgagccgagctcgagcccgagctctcataagttaatcgagctcgagctcgagcctggccgagctcgggctcggctcggctcgtttgcacccctaaatGCAAGTTATCTTTTTTCTTCTTGTATTAACAACCAATGCAAGTTATCTAATAACCTCCTTTTGTATTTGGATATCACAACTTGCTTTTATAAATTCAATATAAACCTCCTTTTGTATTTGGATATCACAACTTGCTTTTATAAATTCAATATAAGGTGGTGACATTTTACAGGAGTGTTAAAAGTCGTTGGATTAGCAGAACCCAAACCCGAAAGTTATGTCATACGGACAAGATACACACATTCACAGATGTGAACACAACCTATTTAATTTGATTTTCTAATAATTTTTAATATTGTGAAGTTACAAATTTACAAAAAAATGTCCATAACACAATAAGTCTAGACTATTAGTAGAAtctatgctttttttttttttttatcttttgtcATAGAATACTCGATCATATTAAGTTATGACAAACGATAATATTAAAAAAGATAGAAAACTAAACAGGTCAATTCGTCAATCCAATAGGTCTACCCGAATACAACCTGCTTAGCTATACATGTTCGCATAGATTCCATCCAAATTAATTATATTAAACCCAAACTCATAAATTTCCTGTTTAGAAATTCACGTTACttctgaagttgtgaaaacaaaaCTTATTAATGGTTTGGATTGGCTCCCTTTCATATTTGCTTTTCATATAGCGAGATAAAAGAATGTTCCCGATGTTAAGAATCAAGGTTTAGCCTAAAATTCGGACTGTAAACACAAACTACATATGCACGTATGTACATAGACATCTTTGTCCAACATTTCAAATGTAACTCAACAAGGACAAGGTGAACATATAAATAGGGTTGTAAACAAACCTAACGTCTAGTGACCTTCTCATAGAGCTTTCGGTATtcgtttaagtttgtttgtttaataattgAACAATTATGAACAATATTCTTTTCCGTATAATTAAACTAACGAACTGACTAACTGAGCACATGTCTCTTTTCGTACAATTTCGTTTGTGAGCATTCATTTTACATATCTATTTACATACATGTTTAGTTAAATAAAGTATCAgattttataattaataatatcttgatataaataaataatatatgaGCTGGATGAGCTAAAGTGAATTATGGAAAAGGTTTCGCTTAAAGAACTTAAAAgcttgtatttttctgaaaatcaTTTTGACAGTTGATTTAgtttttgaataaataaattaTCTAATGATGTTATTTAGACCATATTTTCAAATATAGGCCTAGGTTTTAAAATGTTagatttatgttttaaaattatttttactGATATAAAATATTAACGAACTAACATAAACAAATACAAATAAATTTATCTTCTTAACAAATGAAGAAAATTCAACTCATTTACATCACTACTTATAATAAAAACTAAAATCACCAATATCATACAACTATTGTTAATATaaagaaaaatcatttttttagaGAGTTCCTTAAAAAATGATCCATATTGAAAAGGACCCAAAAAATATTACCCCCTAACGTACCTCTAAAAAATACATTAAACATATTAATAATTTAAACTTTGACTCGTAGCTtaataataaattattttgaCAACTTAATTAGTAACATTCTTAACTTTTACTTTCGTTATCACGCACAATCCACTCATATAATCATCATAGATTCACACCTAATTTCGCTTACATGGTTGGTTATGAGCTATATGATGAAACATATGTTTTTAATTATCGAAATGGAGAGGAAAGCAAGTCTAAATCTATGATAATCATGGAATTGGAAGTGCCCCTAACATAAAAATTAAAAGTGTCACCTAGTTAAATTGTGAGCATAAATCGTCATCGACTTATAAATTATACTTTAGATTCTTAAAATAATCCAAATTTTCTAATCTGAACAGTAGAAATGCTTGATTCAAGCAACAatctaataaaaataattaataattaattattaatacaaaaagtaatataataaagagttaaatgcgattttagtccatgtggtttgggccattttgtcagtttagtccaaaggtttcatttttcgtctgtaTGTCCAAAAAGTTTTCACCGTTGCTATTTTAGTACACTGGGTGGgttaatttcatccattttttctgttaacgagaagggcaattcggttatTTTATATGAAATTCTGTTAATTAGAAGGGCAATTCAACCATATAAAATTATCGAATTATCCTTCTCATTAAccgaaataatggatgaagttaacccaatgaACTAAATAACATCGATGAAACATTTTTAGACCCATTTGCGAAAAATTAAATCTTTAGACTAAACTAGTAAAATGACCGAAACCAATGACTAAAATTACATTTAAATTTAAATATGTAATAAAAGTATAGAAGTGGTGTGCAATCTTTTGTGTAGAAACAGTAGAATGTTTCTCTCTTCCCCATAAATAAACTAACTGAATGTACCCGCCATTCACTTTCACTTTCTCCAACTCTCCCTCTCACTCACTCACATGGCCACCGATCAGACTTTCATCTCCAGAAGGCCCAAGAAGAATCGCAATCGAACCACTACTACTGGAAACATCATGCTCAATGCTCCTCCTGATTCAACCCCTAACTTCATCACACCTAAAACGTCTCCGGCTGCCGTCATCGCACCCAGAAAAGTTCCAGTTCTCTATTATCTCACTCGAAACGGTCACATTGAGCATCCGCATCTTATCGATGTTCCTCTCTCTTCTCTTGACGGTCTATTCCTTAGAGGTAACCCCGTTCGTTGTGTTCATAAATGAAAGAAAATAACAGAAACATTAGTCTAAAAGTTTCATTTTTCCCTTGTGGGTTCAAAAACGGTTCACAACAAGAAGTCGAGAagggtaattcgatcattttatatggtcgaattgccgATTCTAGTTAacaaattacatataaaatgactgaattgcccttctcgttaacagaaaaaatggataaaatTAACGCAGTatactaaaatggcaatggtgaaacctttttggacacacacatgtgaaaaatgaaacctttgaactaaactgacaaaatagcCCAAACCAACTGcattaaaatgacatttaactctaattaAATTTATACTCTTTTTGTTCATAGATGTTATGAATACCTTGAATTATCACAGAGGAAAAGGAATGGCAAACATGTATTCATGGTCATTCAAACGGTACACAACATCAAAAAACTTATTTCAAATCGACTTAATTTTTGTTAATTCACAATTTAAATATCAAATTTCATGATCAGGAGCTACAAAAACGGATACGTATGGCATGATCTATCAGAAGACGACTTAATCGACGTAACAAACGGTCATGATTACGTCCTCAAAGGATCAGAGCTTCTTCAAGTTCAACCACCGGATGAATCAAACCACACCGTAGACGATAGCAGCGCTGCACCGGTGGCTATTATTAGAAGACGGAATCAATCATGGAGCTCGTTTGATAATCCACAAGAATACATGGTTGTGAAATGCGAATCAAGCAGAGAACTGGCTGCGAATTTTGCGGCTGATGCAGCGACACAGACTGAGGAGCAACGGAGGCGGCGGAGTGTTGATGGAGGTATGAAGGAGCAGGTGGTGATGCCGGTGGGGACGGAAGAGATTCCGTCTCCACCGCCTTCGAATTCGAGCTCGGAGGAAGTGAATGGAGCAAGATATGTTGATCGGACGGTGGAGGATCAACATGGTAGGATGAAGGCTTCACAGGTGCTGATGCAGCTGATTACTTGTGGGGCCCCATCTTCTAGGTTAAAGATGCAAACAGGGTAATTGTGAAAGGAGGATCAAGGGTGCATGGTAAGTGAAAAGCACCGGATCAGTAATAAACTTGAGTATTTTGTACATCCTGTATCTGTTATATGTGATAATAtgtattttgtgtttttttatgtATTTAAAAATTAAAGTTAACATGTCATGTAGTTTATTAAAACATGTCtctttttttaacggccaactaAATCACTGGATAAGCATTTTTGTAATGTCCTCAATCGAGCAAATGCATCCCCTCCTCCATAACGGTTAGAGTTGGATGCATACCCGAGCCACCAAGCATCAGTTCTGGGGAAAACCCGTCCGCCCGAAGGCTCAGTGCGGTTAAACCCGGTTCAGCTCGGTTTCGAACTGGCAACCTCCAAAGAGGGGTCTAGTTCTAAACTTCATTGCCACCACCAATGTCCTTCAAAGTGATGCTAGTGGAAGCTGAACTTGGGACCTCAAGGAGTAAAACCAAATGACTAACCACTAGACCAACTTCTCAGGACTATTAAAACATGTCTTTAAATTATCGTTGAGCATGGGTCAGTTTGGTGCGGTCATTAAGTAAAACCATAACTAATCGGTTTTGTTGTTTAGTTAACCAAATTTTGTAATTGATATTTGAAGTTTGAACATTACAACCTCAAGTCATGTTACCTAGGGTAATAATGTGTACTAATTTTAATTAAAATTTGTTAAGTTGTACATCTGTATTGAAAAGTTCTTAGTTGTGGTTATTTACTACATTATTGGAAGGTGGGCTTTTAGACCAACACACCGCATAGCAGACCAGGCAAGGGCGTGCATGGGTCAGTTTCGAGTTCTAACTAAGCTATGGAATTTGAAAATGAACAATTTTGATTAATCGGTTATTGGCATTGGCTTGGTTCGATTAAGCTGATAATGATTTTGGGCCTGAGGCCTAAAGAATGAATCTAGCCATTTAGGTTTGAATTTTTCGTTACCCACTGTCCAACTTGGGCTCTGATTTGGTCAGAGGTTTTGATGTTTGATTTCATATCTAAATGGCATCTGAATGAAGATTTCAagctcttaaccattcagatttGAGGAGACACTGAACCATTTAAAGGAGTGGAGCCTCTTATTCGGTTAGAGGCTCTGATTCACCAAACAGGGCCTTAATGTTTTGGACTTTACAATTATTTTAAAacatgtgagatactcacttggtagataaaaaaatatataatttttttttttgaacggcaaatttggatcactgacggaccactggagtatcatcgtaccaccagcagaaccacccgatcatatccatctccactaggcataatgcctatacaccaattcaggaggaaacccaataaatatgagaaaaacccccttgtgagaatcgaacccaggacctattggtccaaaGTCTTAACTCacccccaagataccactaggctataaagccatgggtaaaaatatatatatatatatatatatatatatatatatatatatatatatatatatatatatatatatatatatatatatatataaattacattCCCCTTTTACAGACAGCCAGCCACCTGTTTTAGCTTCAGTGTGGCCGTGTGGATAAGGCAGAGGAAAATGTCACCCAAGTTCGTAATAAGATGTTTGTAATGGGCTGTCCATCAAATGTTGAGAGTGGACTTTTAGTTTTGAATATAATCAGAGGGTCTTCAAGTGGCCCGTTGCTGATTGTAGATTTTGGAAAACTGTATGACCTCACAAGGGTACTCTTATCTCTATATCTAGGTTACTTCATGAATATGGATGAAATAATTGGCTTTGATATTTTATTACATTAGTTTCCTATGGTTTACTGTTGTCTAGTCATGTGACTGATACTTgcaattttgattttgattttgatttgggGATGTATGCAATTAAGGAGGTTTATAAGTGAGACATATTCCATTCTTCCAATAATTAAAACATAACATGTTTAATAAATAGATTTAGTTGCTATCCCACTTAAATTTAAGGTTTAAATAATAATTCATATTTAAATTTAGGGTAAATTatacttttcgtcctttatgtttgtatcagattgcaacggatagcctttaacttcaataattacagtaacaatcctttatttgcaaacCCGTTACACTCTACATCCTTTAGTACTAACCAGATTAAAAATTTCAGTTAAGTTAATTcacttaagggtattttggtcaattcatgtttttatctaaatgtttaataaataaaaccaaa is from Helianthus annuus cultivar XRQ/B chromosome 9, HanXRQr2.0-SUNRISE, whole genome shotgun sequence and encodes:
- the LOC110877760 gene encoding uncharacterized protein LOC110877760 gives rise to the protein MATDQTFISRRPKKNRNRTTTTGNIMLNAPPDSTPNFITPKTSPAAVIAPRKVPVLYYLTRNGHIEHPHLIDVPLSSLDGLFLRDVMNTLNYHRGKGMANMYSWSFKRSYKNGYVWHDLSEDDLIDVTNGHDYVLKGSELLQVQPPDESNHTVDDSSAAPVAIIRRRNQSWSSFDNPQEYMVVKCESSRELAANFAADAATQTEEQRRRRSVDGGMKEQVVMPVGTEEIPSPPPSNSSSEEVNGARYVDRTVEDQHGRMKASQVLMQLITCGAPSSRLKMQTG